Proteins from a single region of Megalopta genalis isolate 19385.01 chromosome 3, iyMegGena1_principal, whole genome shotgun sequence:
- the Theg gene encoding testicular haploid expressed gene: MASELSRRIKYAMAHLTRKQYTALLARPNWRRIQRTNMNILPNPFAIRRSALKARASKRVKVMAQPRHMTKKYDPETAPPPYPRIHPKTLAAKTTRRILDLALPHKRILLANMRYQTSGNITETLWKVQNSRYRRYRYFCNARLQREARKKQRILAKLRRVIKPDEWEQHLETLERLAAPKIPPKPKPFGKKRKWRRVNAQRLEELSAPASRELPDVRDPFVVPPSALVYKISNRTAELAQHRDPQLHLPPREPGAVSRAALSAIATPRLIILAKPAQRPAGMETDLREDAFTVSPKALKAKCTKRLKFLARPKTYRR, encoded by the exons ATGGCCAGCGAATTGTCTCGGAGGATCAAATACGCCATGGCGCATTTGACGCGCAAACAGTACACCGCCCTGCTGGCTCGGCCCAACTGGAGGCGAATACAGAGGACGAACATGAACATCCTG CCAAACCCGTTCGCGATCCGGCGGTCGGCGCTGAAAGCGCGCGCTTCGAAACGCGTGAAAGTCATGGCTCAGCCGAGGCACATGACCAAGAAGTACGACCCGGA AACCGCCCCGCCGCCGTACCCACGAATCCACCCGAAGACCCTCGCCGCCAAGACCACCAGACGTATCCTGGATCTGGCGCTTCCCCACAAAAG AATACTGTTGGCGAACATGCGGTACCAGACGAGCGGCAACATCACGGAGACCCTGTGGAAGGTTCAGAACTCGCGGTATAGAAGGTACCGGTACTTCTGCAACGCCAGGCTACAGCGCGAAGCGAGGAAAAA ACAGAGGATCCTGGCGAAGTTGCGCAGGGTGATAAAGCCCGATGAATGGGAGCAGCACTTGGAGACGTTGGAGAGACTCGCCGCGCCGAAAATTCCGCCGAAGCCGAAGCCTTTT GGCAAGAAGAGGAAATGGAGGCGGGTGAACGCGCAGAGACTCGAAGAGCTGTCGGCGCCGGCGAGCAGGGAGTTGCCGGACGTCCGAGATCCGTTCGTGGTACCGCCATCCGCTCTCGTCTACAAGATCAGCAATCGGACGGCGGAGCTCGCGCAACACAGAGATCCCCAGCTGCATCTGCCTCCGCGGGAACCGGGTGCAGTGTCGCGGGCCGCGCTCTCTGCCATAG CCACCCCGAGGTTGATAATCCTGGCGAAGCCGGCGCAACGTCCCGCAGGAATGGAAACCGACCTGAGGGAAGACGCGTTCACCGTCTCGCCGAAAGCCCTGAAAGCCAAATGCACGAAGCGACTAAAGTTCTTGGCCAGGCCGAAAACCTACAGAAGATGA